The following proteins are encoded in a genomic region of Chryseobacterium cucumeris:
- a CDS encoding polysaccharide deacetylase family protein, giving the protein MVLLSFDIEEFDMPLEYKGEIPFEKQISISQTGLERILNILKKHNAKATFFSTVVFAENSKHLIERLLHEGHELASHTWFHSEFEDKHLKESRERLEELFSTKVTGLRMPRMMPVDEKEVERAGYSYNSSINPTFLPGRYNNLKVSRTYFKEGNVTQVPASVSPNFRIPLFWLSFHNFPLFFYKKLASDCLKKDQYLNIYFHPWEFAEIKDDTFKLPGFTVKNSGKEMVERFDSFVGWLKEKGHTFGTFQEFQKQIQR; this is encoded by the coding sequence ATGGTTTTATTGAGTTTTGACATTGAAGAATTTGATATGCCATTAGAATATAAGGGTGAAATTCCCTTTGAAAAGCAGATTTCAATTTCACAGACAGGATTGGAGAGAATCCTCAATATCCTTAAAAAACATAATGCCAAAGCTACCTTTTTTTCCACGGTAGTTTTTGCAGAAAACAGCAAGCACCTTATTGAAAGGTTGCTACATGAAGGTCATGAGCTGGCCTCTCACACCTGGTTTCATTCAGAATTTGAAGACAAGCACCTGAAAGAATCAAGAGAAAGGCTGGAAGAGTTATTTTCGACAAAGGTGACCGGATTAAGAATGCCGAGAATGATGCCTGTAGACGAAAAAGAAGTGGAAAGAGCAGGATATTCTTATAATTCTTCTATCAATCCTACGTTTTTGCCTGGAAGATATAATAATTTAAAAGTATCCAGAACCTATTTCAAAGAAGGAAATGTGACTCAGGTGCCGGCTTCGGTTTCTCCTAACTTCAGGATTCCTTTGTTTTGGTTAAGCTTTCACAATTTCCCTTTGTTTTTCTACAAAAAACTGGCTTCGGATTGTCTGAAAAAAGATCAATATCTGAACATTTATTTCCATCCCTGGGAATTTGCAGAAATTAAAGATGATACCTTTAAACTTCCTGGATTTACGGTAAAAAACTCAGGAAAAGAGATGGTGGAAAGGTTTGATTCGTTTGTAGGCTGGCTGAAAGAAAAAGGCCATACATTTGGCACATTTCAGGAATTTCAAAAACAGATCCAACGATGA